A genomic region of Alnus glutinosa chromosome 11, dhAlnGlut1.1, whole genome shotgun sequence contains the following coding sequences:
- the LOC133881127 gene encoding uncharacterized protein LOC133881127, producing the protein MAPRRYPVRNENYGNHRHGNRDNEFPPPPPPFNDGVNPALAQFMAETTRQFAEVVARIPQPAGRVAQVGCSMRDFASQQFRLFDGMQGPLVAEAWITDIALLHETLGCTDEQKVNYTILRLTDEAARWWKSKKGLLGIELGCGVVIPWDRFVKEFNGRFFSRAQRQIRAIEFQNLVQGTMTVEQYSSRFIELSRFGLNLIPDEETKAERFENGLNPLIKERVMCHEIRNFVKLVDIASVAERGMRESSAAYELKRRAASQELHIHSFLKHTLNYVMLAHDL; encoded by the exons ATGGCACCTCGACGTTACCCTGTTCGTAACGAAAACTACGGAAACCATCGTCATGGCAACCGTGATAACGAATTCCCACCCCCACCTCCTCCATTTAATGATGGAGTGAATCCGGCCTTAGCTCAATTTATGGCTGAAACAACTAGGCAGTTTGCTGAAGTAGTGGCAAGAATTCCACAACCTGCCGGTCGAGTGGCGCAGGTAGGTTGTTCTATGCGCGATTTTGCTAGCCAGCAATTTCGCCTATTTGATGGAATGCAGGGACCGTTAGTTGCTGAAGCTTGGATTACGGATATCGCGCTATTGCATGAGACCCTTGGCTGTACTGATGAGCAAAAGGTTAATTACACAATACTAAGGTTAACCGATGAAGCTGCAAGATggtggaagtctaagaaaggACTCTTAGGAATAGAGTTGGGATGTGGAGTTGTTATCCCTTGGGATAGGTTTGTAAAAGAATTTAATGGGCGTTTCTTTTCAAGGGCACAAAGGCAGATACGGGCCATTGAATTCCAGAATCTGGTGCAAGGCACAATGACGGTAGAGCAATATTCCTCGAGGTTTATTGAACTATCAAGGTTTGGCCTCAACTTAATCCCGGATGAAGAAACAAAGGCGGAACGTTTCGAAAATGGCCTTAATCCTCTCATTAAGGAAAGAGTCATGTGCCACGAGATTAGAAACTTTGTTAAATTAGTCGATATAGCATCAGTTGCTGAAAGAGGAATGCGTGAATCATCCGCCGCTTACGAACTAAAGAGGCGAGCAGCGTCGCAG GAGCTACACATTCATTCATTTCTGAAGCATACATTAAATTACGTCATGTTAGCACACGACCTTTAG